Proteins found in one Eretmochelys imbricata isolate rEreImb1 chromosome 9, rEreImb1.hap1, whole genome shotgun sequence genomic segment:
- the LOC144269763 gene encoding syntaxin-3-like, producing MKDRLEELRIRVNEDEDSLDIDDTLSFDNPVFKEDETNPISKIFQEVSDLSLGLSKLEELSESIHKKQQRVLCCTTEESVYEEKKELSNIKASFTSQAKVIQPQLYGIQDTLARDSKQWLAGYRIHQSQLSVLISRYRDIITHHYAKEMEYVEKLKEQIMRQTELAGLSLCEEDINHLVESPVAPQIVGQDLEVLKAKQHLAMAQVRHQQLLDLEVQISELHSLFLHLEVLVSEQHEVINNIEYNVLHTLDYVSQSNEEVKKALKYERQSRISAALSAVLGLWACCTCLSCVASTVK from the coding sequence ATGAAGGACAGGCTGGAGGAATTGAGGATCCGAGTTAATGAAGATGAGGACTCTTTGGATATTGATGATACTCTCTCATTTGATAACCCGGTTTTCAAGGAGGATGAGACCAATCCCATAAGCAAGATATTCCAGGAAGTGTCGGATCTCTCACTGGGCCTGAGTAAACTGGAGGAGTTATCGGAGAGCATCCACAAGAAGCAGCAGCGGGTGCTGTGCTGCACCACCGAGGAGAGCGTTTATGAAGAAAAGAAAGAGCTAAGTAACATTAAAGCCTCCTTCACTAGTCAGGCTAAAGTCATCCAGCCTCAGCTCTATGGGATTCAAGACACACTGGCCCGAGACAGCAAACAGTGGCTGGCAGGATACCGCATCCACCAGAGCCAGCTCTCTGTCCTAATCAGCCGGTACCGAGACATCATCACTCACCATTATGCCAAGGAGATGGAGTACGTGGAGAAGCTGAAGGAGCAGATCATGAGGCAAACCGAGCTGGCGGGCTTGAGCTTATGTGAAGAGGACATCAATCACCTAGTGGAAAGCCCTGTTGCTCCTCAGATTGTGGGCCAGGACCTGGAAGTGCTCAAGGCCAAGCAGCACTTGGCCATGGCCCAAGTACGCCACCAACAACTGTTGGACCTAGAGGTCCAGATCAGTGAGCTGCACTCGCTTTTCCTGCACTTGGAGGTGCTGGTTTCTGAGCAGCACGAGGTCATCAACAACATTGAGTACAACGTCCTGCATACGCTTGATTACGTGTCCCAGTCCAACGAGGAGGTGAAGAAAGCCCTGAAGTACGAGCGCCAGTCGCGGATCTCGGCAGCACTGTCAGCGGTGCTGGGCCTCTGGGCCTGTTGCACGTGCTTATCATGCGTAGCCAGCACAGTGAAGTGA